The genome window GACTTCGCCGCGCCCTCCTGCACATTTGGCCAGATGACATCGCGCGTGTATTCAGCGGTCGAGAACGGGTGAACGCGCAATCCATCGCACAGCTCGCCTGCGAGCCGGATGTTGTAGGCATTGACAGCCGCGATCTCGATACGTGGTGCCGGATACTCGGACGGCGGCGGGCTGAACTCCGGTGTCATCAGGCTGAAGTTGTAGAAACGCCCCTTGTAGTTCAGCGGCGTGCCGTTCTGCCAGGTGTCCCAGATCGCGCGCAGCGACTCGATGTACTCGCGCAAGCGCGGACCGGGGGAATCCCAGGTCGTCGAGAAGCGTCGCTCGATGTGCCCCTTGACCTGCGTGCCAAGCCCAACCGTGAAGCGCCCCTGCGACAGATCCTGCAGATTGCGCGACATGTAGGCAACGACCATGGGGCTGCGCGGAAATGCGATCGCGACCGATGTTGCCAGACGAATCGTGGACGTGGCCGGTGCAATGACCGCTGTCGTAATGAACGGATCGTGCTTCAACTCCGGTGCGCCGAGTGCGTCGAAGCCGAGCGCCTCTGCCCGGGCCGCCAACGCTCCGACCTCGCCCCAGGCCACATCCCCAATGCCAGCTTCTACGCGCATATCATCCCCTTGCAATTGCTGAACTTTCGCAGTCGTCGGTAGCGTAGCATGACGAGTGCACGCGTTCGATTATTGAATGGGTAGTGAGAAGATGTGATAGAGACCAAACAGCAGCATTGCAATCCCGACGACGACAATCATCGTGCGTGCTGGGCGACCGACGACCTTGCCGGCAATGCCAGCGAAGAACAGCGCTGTGGCGAGATAGACCGTGTTCAGAATGTACTGGTCGCTCTTGTCGCTGGCATCGAGCCCTGACGCAAAGAGTGCATCGGCTTCGTCGGAGAGTTGCGCTGCGCGGTCGAATGATGGTGTGGTGTACTCCGACATTTCCAGCGGACTGCCGGGTGCGTCGGGGTTTGTCAGTGGCGACGTCTCTAGCCAGGCATCAACTGCCGGCCGTAAGCGGTCCGAGAACTGTCGCTCAAGAAAGGCCATGAGCTGGGTATCGTTGCTGGTGTAGGCATCGGCAAAGTCATTGAAGACTTCGACATCCATGAACATCTCGATGAAACCGGATGAGCTGGCGTCACTCGCCTGCACGCGCTTGGCCGATGCTTGCGAATAGGCGGTGGATTGTACGCCACCCCATCGTGCAGCCTGATAGCCGTTCCAGGCGGTGGCCAACGACGCGGTTGTGAGCAGCAGGACGGCGATGATTTCCAGCCAGTAGTTCCAGACCTGGCTGTTGATCCACCTGAGTAAGCGAATCTTTGCATTCCCAACGCTTCGGAGTTGGTCCATGCTGCCCTCTCTCCGCGTTCACTGATCGCGACTGTAACCGACTGGCCCCGCAGCCTCGCTGAGATTCGAGATATGGAGCGACATCATATGTCACGAATCACCAATCGTTTGTCATCTTACGTAGTCGACCACAATGAATCTGTCAGGTAATCCGCCGCCGATACGTTCGTAGGGACATGACCCGGCTTGTCCATCGCCGTGAGGCGATCACTCCCGAGTGGAGATTCGCGTGCTTGGCGCGAGATTCTACGTTGGCGCGCCGCCCCCAAGATGTAGGGGCGTATCGCATACGCCCGTTTGGCCCCCAACCCATTCCGATCGGCAGCAGCGGTGTTCGGGGGCACTTGTTGAATGGTCGTGGTTCTGACCGGGCGTGTGCGATACGCCCCTACATTTTGATACCGACGGGGTGGCGATGGACCGGGTCCGACGTTTTTAGCGAGGGAGTGATCGCCATGGTCCAGGTGCCCTTGGGCGTTGGCACCCCGCGATGGGCAAGCCGGGTCATGTCCGAACGTATCGGCGGCGGCTCGCTCACGTGACAAAATCACTGCGCTCGACTATTTGGCGCGCACGCGAGTAATCTCCCACCCCCTCGGCACAGCCGAAAACAGGCGACGCCAATCTGGCGGGTCTGAGCTAGCCAGTCACCCCGCACGCCTGGCCACCTCTCGCTTCCGGCGAATATGAGTTGGTTTCCACTCAGCCCTAATCAAAACCTAACAATCCACTTACAGGTCCATTACGAACGGCCCGTAGCGTTGGAAGCGCAGCGATGGCCGCTGCACAAACGCTGATGAGGCTGGAGGTGATGTGGTCGAGTCGGTGGGACGGCAAGCGAAGGAGCGAGGCGCAATTCTCCTCGTTGAGGATGCTGACGACCTTCGCGAAACGCTCGCCTGGAATCTGGAGCGGCACGGCTACCGTGTCCTTCAGGCGGCCGATGGGAAGACGGGTCTGGATCTCGCCCTGTCCGAGTCCCCTGACCTGGTCATTCTGGATCTGATGCTGCCGGAGCTTGATGGCCGACAGATCTGCCGCATGATCCGCAAGACCTCGGACGTGCCAATTCTCATGCTGACCGCGCTCTCTCGCGAGGCTGACGTGGTCAACGGTCTCGATCTCGGAGCCGACGATTATGTCACCAAGCCGTTTTCGCTGCGCGAGATGTTGGCGCGGATCAACGCGCTCATGCGCCGGGTAACGCCGGCGCAGGAGAATAGCCACGTCCTTGTATCGGGCGATCTGACGGTCCTGCTCAAGGAGCATCGCGCGGTCTTTCATGGACGCGAACTGCA of Thermomicrobiales bacterium contains these proteins:
- a CDS encoding TIGR03617 family F420-dependent LLM class oxidoreductase — translated: MRVEAGIGDVAWGEVGALAARAEALGFDALGAPELKHDPFITTAVIAPATSTIRLATSVAIAFPRSPMVVAYMSRNLQDLSQGRFTVGLGTQVKGHIERRFSTTWDSPGPRLREYIESLRAIWDTWQNGTPLNYKGRFYNFSLMTPEFSPPPSEYPAPRIEIAAVNAYNIRLAGELCDGLRVHPFSTAEYTRDVIWPNVQEGAAKSGRSLDTFELNGTGFIATGPDDDAVAAARENARYRIAFYASTRTYLPVLEHHGWGELNPALRELIAQSRWDDLGTVVPDEVLDTFCISGTWDTIVAKVSARLSGLTDVVSMSIPQHDDPRFNAALAGMKQIPGRR
- a CDS encoding response regulator transcription factor; translated protein: MVESVGRQAKERGAILLVEDADDLRETLAWNLERHGYRVLQAADGKTGLDLALSESPDLVILDLMLPELDGRQICRMIRKTSDVPILMLTALSREADVVNGLDLGADDYVTKPFSLREMLARINALMRRVTPAQENSHVLVSGDLTVLLKEHRAVFHGRELHLPLKEFRLLSALVSRAGEVCTRAELLDMVWGPEIIVDPRNVDVHIRWLRERLEGDPDGSALIQTVHGIGYRFTG